In Haloarcula salinisoli, one genomic interval encodes:
- a CDS encoding AAA family ATPase codes for MVEVFAVASGKGGTGKTTSTVALGMALAERYDVTVVDADTGMANLLFHAGLSEVETTLHDVLADSAPVADATYDRFGMTVVPCGTSLEGFREADPSRLREVVATLAADTDVILLDSPPALDSRAAVLPVVIADRAVVVLQPTIPAISDGLKVQEYATSYDTDVAGLLFNKVREDGIERVAEKTERYFEGPTLGAVPESERAREARRAGRPLLAHAPDCEAAAAYRRAADALSVRDGASDDVADRFRSAVIPEPP; via the coding sequence ATGGTCGAAGTGTTCGCCGTCGCCAGCGGGAAAGGTGGAACGGGCAAGACCACCAGTACAGTCGCCCTGGGGATGGCACTCGCCGAACGCTACGACGTCACCGTGGTCGATGCCGACACGGGGATGGCGAACCTGCTCTTTCACGCCGGCCTCTCCGAGGTGGAGACGACGCTGCACGACGTGCTCGCCGACTCGGCGCCAGTCGCGGACGCGACCTACGACCGGTTCGGGATGACGGTCGTCCCGTGTGGGACGAGCCTCGAGGGCTTTCGCGAGGCCGACCCATCGCGCCTGCGCGAGGTGGTGGCGACGCTGGCCGCCGACACCGACGTCATCCTGCTCGACTCACCGCCGGCGCTGGACAGCCGGGCCGCCGTGCTCCCGGTCGTGATAGCAGACCGGGCCGTCGTGGTGCTCCAGCCGACCATCCCCGCTATCTCGGACGGCCTGAAAGTCCAGGAGTACGCCACCTCCTACGACACCGACGTGGCGGGGCTTCTCTTCAACAAGGTCCGCGAGGACGGTATCGAGCGCGTCGCCGAGAAGACCGAGCGCTACTTCGAGGGGCCGACCCTCGGGGCCGTCCCGGAGAGCGAGCGCGCGCGTGAGGCCCGCCGAGCGGGCCGGCCGCTGCTGGCCCACGCCCCTGACTGTGAGGCCGCGGCGGCCTACCGCCGGGCGGCCGACGCCCTGTCGGTCCGGGACGGGGCCTCGGACGATGTCGCCGACCGGTTCCGCAGTGCGGTCATCCCGGAGCCACCATGA
- a CDS encoding ABC transporter substrate-binding protein, with the protein MASRSGGDVGVTRRSALAGLTGGLAATSGCLGKIRALVGRNQPTTVSLSIKTLPVDQDPYAIATARQLSDWFEAAGIRSSIQPITAEELYRQTLINHEFDVFVGQFSGPFTDPDALYPLLHSTYSVESGMQNPFGYTNLLLDDLLERQRRETGRQRTETVTRIQRRLVQVCPFLVLGFPNVIRAARTDRFTGWNGVFDPSPVNLLGLNRNDESATRLRATTPDDRPTANLNPLMSSHRGPSDITDLLYDTLAYRYRGTLYPWAATNWEWTGEGPLELDVTLREGLTWHDGRRLTASDAAFTYRLLQDTSLGSLSESVPTFRFRGRSSLVESAEAVDATTVRLQFGDCSRQTARRVLTVPLLPEHVWEDRTDKATVSGVDVGVTTTDALVTSNIEPVGSGPLEFRSVTQGQTLVLERFDDHFLSTSEETGLPSALSGGPAFEEFELQFVGSDSSAVNLIRDDEADVTALGVGPDLTSTIGRADDVSLNIDRSGAFYFVGFNTRRPPLTNPRFRSTLARLVDRGTLSESVFDGYVDPAVSPLAGTAWLPSDLDWEPTNPVTEFLGTGGTVDPERAREAFRAVGYRYNEQQRLLRS; encoded by the coding sequence ATGGCGTCCCGTTCCGGTGGTGATGTGGGGGTCACCCGTCGGTCCGCACTGGCAGGTCTCACTGGGGGACTGGCTGCGACGAGCGGCTGTCTCGGCAAGATTCGCGCGCTCGTCGGTCGGAACCAGCCGACGACTGTCTCGCTCTCTATCAAAACGCTCCCGGTGGACCAGGATCCGTACGCGATTGCCACCGCCCGGCAGCTGTCGGACTGGTTCGAAGCCGCCGGTATCCGGTCGAGTATCCAGCCGATAACCGCCGAGGAACTCTACCGACAGACCCTCATCAACCACGAGTTCGACGTGTTCGTCGGGCAGTTCTCGGGCCCGTTCACGGACCCGGACGCGTTGTACCCGCTGTTGCACTCGACGTATTCGGTCGAGTCGGGGATGCAGAACCCGTTTGGCTACACGAACCTCCTGCTGGACGACCTGCTGGAGCGACAGCGCCGGGAGACCGGCCGCCAGCGGACCGAGACGGTCACGCGTATCCAGCGACGGCTCGTGCAGGTGTGTCCCTTCCTGGTGCTTGGCTTTCCCAACGTCATCCGGGCCGCTCGCACCGACCGTTTCACCGGGTGGAACGGGGTGTTCGACCCGTCGCCGGTGAACCTGCTGGGACTGAACCGCAACGACGAGTCGGCGACGCGGCTCCGTGCGACCACGCCTGACGACCGGCCGACTGCGAACCTCAACCCTCTCATGTCGAGCCACCGTGGGCCGTCGGATATCACCGACCTGCTGTACGACACGCTCGCGTATCGCTACCGGGGGACCCTCTACCCGTGGGCGGCCACGAACTGGGAGTGGACCGGCGAGGGCCCCCTCGAACTCGATGTGACGCTGCGCGAGGGGCTGACGTGGCACGACGGCCGTCGTCTGACCGCGTCGGACGCGGCCTTTACCTACCGGCTGTTGCAGGACACCTCGTTGGGGTCGCTCTCCGAATCCGTCCCAACCTTCCGCTTTCGCGGTCGGTCCTCGCTCGTCGAGAGCGCGGAGGCTGTCGACGCCACAACAGTACGGCTCCAGTTCGGCGACTGTAGCCGCCAGACCGCCCGCCGGGTGCTCACTGTGCCGCTGTTGCCCGAGCACGTCTGGGAAGACCGAACGGACAAGGCGACGGTCAGCGGCGTCGACGTCGGTGTCACGACGACTGACGCTCTGGTGACCTCGAACATCGAGCCGGTCGGGAGCGGCCCCCTCGAGTTCAGGTCGGTGACACAGGGCCAGACGCTGGTACTCGAGCGGTTCGACGACCATTTCCTCTCGACCTCGGAGGAGACCGGACTGCCGAGCGCGCTGTCCGGCGGGCCGGCCTTCGAGGAGTTCGAACTCCAGTTCGTCGGCTCCGACTCCTCCGCGGTCAATCTCATCAGGGACGACGAGGCCGACGTGACCGCACTCGGCGTGGGTCCGGACCTCACCTCGACTATCGGCCGCGCGGACGACGTTTCGCTCAACATCGACCGCAGCGGGGCGTTCTACTTCGTCGGGTTCAACACGCGCCGCCCGCCGCTGACGAATCCGCGCTTCCGGAGTACGCTCGCCCGACTGGTCGACCGGGGGACGCTGTCGGAGTCGGTGTTCGACGGCTACGTCGACCCCGCGGTGAGTCCGCTGGCGGGCACCGCGTGGCTCCCCTCGGACCTCGACTGGGAGCCGACGAACCCGGTCACCGAATTCCTCGGTACCGGCGGGACCGTCGACCCGGAACGCGCTCGCGAGGCGTTCCGGGCGGTCGGCTACCGTTACAATGAACAGCAGCGGTTGCTTCGGTCATAG
- a CDS encoding phosphatase PAP2 family protein yields MGIVAVFLEVVAVLAFMLTVSLSVVVGPGRLRAALTELPERLRMAARPIGLLVVVLAINSQVRTTGVDLSWLIGFNITQLLFAIEGTVVATLQSAVPGWLTLYFGYVYVYGYAFLLVFPLLAGLVAAERRYLRHTAFAYIINYTIGMCCYLLFVSYGPRNYGIVEPLLFDMLPRFQLLTSQVNANTNVFPSLHTSLSMTVALLAIRDHETFPKWTPVAVFLAVSIVLSTMILGIHWATDVVAGTLLAMFSVWVVSSDRVASLYGRCTSLYGRWRQG; encoded by the coding sequence ATGGGGATAGTCGCCGTCTTTCTGGAAGTCGTCGCGGTCCTCGCGTTCATGCTGACCGTGTCGCTTTCCGTCGTCGTCGGCCCGGGGCGGCTCCGGGCGGCACTGACCGAACTGCCGGAGCGGCTCCGGATGGCAGCCAGACCGATAGGGCTGCTCGTGGTCGTGCTGGCGATAAACAGCCAGGTTCGTACCACCGGCGTCGACCTCTCCTGGCTCATCGGGTTCAATATCACGCAGTTGCTGTTTGCAATCGAGGGGACTGTCGTCGCGACCCTCCAGTCGGCGGTCCCGGGCTGGCTCACGCTGTACTTCGGCTACGTGTACGTCTACGGCTACGCCTTCCTGCTCGTGTTCCCGTTACTGGCCGGGCTGGTCGCGGCCGAGCGACGCTACCTGCGGCATACGGCGTTTGCCTACATCATCAACTACACCATCGGGATGTGCTGTTACCTCCTCTTTGTCTCCTATGGGCCGCGAAACTACGGTATCGTCGAGCCGTTGCTGTTCGATATGCTCCCGAGATTCCAGCTGCTGACGAGCCAGGTCAACGCCAACACGAACGTCTTCCCGTCGCTGCACACGTCGCTGTCGATGACCGTCGCCCTGCTGGCGATACGCGACCACGAGACGTTCCCGAAGTGGACGCCGGTCGCCGTCTTCCTCGCGGTGAGTATCGTCCTCTCGACGATGATACTCGGTATCCACTGGGCGACCGACGTCGTCGCGGGGACCCTGCTGGCGATGTTCAGCGTGTGGGTGGTCTCGTCGGACCGCGTGGCGTCGCTGTACGGCCGCTGTACGTCGCTGTACGGTCGCTGGCGTCAGGGCTAG
- a CDS encoding aryl-sulfate sulfotransferase translates to MNLGTVLAGQRLRVAFALATLLFGAVLVGGYATAESDATLARSESATGVESGAGTSDPVVPPRDNITVVGTDSTAFITDDGDGPRKRAELVAFASNGSVYYRNESHTRYWDVDPVDGTNATVEYVYADHLSPADCNSDSVCTRNGIERVNLTTGNVTHIYSRITPGKHSTRWHDADRIGEDRLLVADIAQDRAFVVNTTTEQITWSWDAQTDFETNSGGPYPEDWTHINDVEYVELDGRETVMVSVRNHDQVVFVDMETGLRENWTLGSDGDHDTLYEQHNPDFIPAERGGPAVLVADSENGRVVEYQRANGSWKQSWEWRDQRLTWPRDADRLPSGHTLITDSNGDRVLEIDRNGSVVWSSTIGFPYESERLGTGDESAGGRSAAALGLPDRTPTAENRSVVGDATTLLPKSVVNSVAYLLPGWVGPVEALAAVGLLGVLVLWAVVEWRRRSFEVHLRWPVQIRNR, encoded by the coding sequence ATGAATCTCGGGACAGTGCTCGCAGGGCAAAGGCTCAGGGTCGCTTTCGCGCTGGCGACGCTACTGTTTGGGGCGGTACTGGTCGGCGGGTACGCGACCGCCGAGAGCGACGCGACACTGGCCCGGAGCGAATCGGCCACCGGGGTCGAGTCGGGGGCCGGGACGAGCGACCCGGTCGTCCCGCCCCGGGACAACATCACCGTCGTCGGGACCGACTCGACGGCGTTTATCACCGACGACGGCGATGGCCCGCGAAAGCGAGCCGAACTGGTCGCCTTCGCCTCCAACGGGAGCGTCTACTACCGCAACGAGAGCCACACACGCTACTGGGATGTGGACCCGGTCGACGGGACGAACGCCACGGTGGAGTACGTCTACGCCGACCACCTCTCGCCGGCGGACTGCAACTCCGACAGTGTCTGTACGCGCAACGGTATCGAGCGGGTGAACCTGACCACCGGTAACGTGACCCACATCTACTCGCGAATTACGCCGGGGAAACACTCGACGCGGTGGCACGACGCCGACCGCATCGGCGAGGACCGACTGCTGGTGGCCGACATCGCCCAGGACCGCGCGTTCGTCGTCAACACCACCACCGAGCAGATCACGTGGTCCTGGGACGCCCAGACCGACTTCGAGACGAACAGCGGCGGCCCCTACCCCGAGGACTGGACCCACATCAACGACGTCGAGTACGTCGAACTCGACGGCCGGGAGACGGTGATGGTGAGCGTCCGCAACCACGACCAGGTCGTCTTCGTCGACATGGAGACCGGGCTGCGGGAGAACTGGACGCTGGGCAGCGACGGCGACCACGACACCCTCTACGAGCAGCACAACCCCGACTTCATCCCCGCCGAGCGGGGCGGGCCGGCCGTCCTCGTCGCCGACTCGGAGAACGGCCGCGTCGTCGAGTACCAGCGAGCGAACGGGTCCTGGAAACAGTCCTGGGAGTGGCGCGACCAGCGCCTGACGTGGCCCCGTGACGCCGACCGGCTGCCCAGCGGCCACACGCTGATAACCGACTCCAACGGCGACCGCGTGCTGGAGATCGACCGAAACGGCAGCGTCGTCTGGTCGAGTACTATCGGCTTCCCCTACGAGTCGGAACGGCTGGGCACCGGCGACGAGAGCGCAGGTGGGCGGAGTGCGGCGGCACTCGGCCTCCCCGACCGGACGCCGACGGCCGAGAATCGGAGCGTCGTCGGCGACGCGACCACGCTGCTCCCGAAGTCGGTCGTCAACAGCGTCGCCTACCTGCTGCCGGGGTGGGTCGGGCCGGTCGAGGCCCTGGCCGCGGTCGGGTTACTCGGTGTGCTCGTCCTCTGGGCGGTCGTCGAGTGGCGGCGACGTTCCTTCGAAGTACATTTGCGGTGGCCGGTTCAGATACGTAACAGATGA
- a CDS encoding helix-turn-helix domain-containing protein — translation MSPPGREVQYTESDVIEVFKDRGDYAEPLTAKEIADRLGCSRRTALNKLHDLEAETDITSKKVGGRSRVWWIPVRTD, via the coding sequence ATGTCACCGCCCGGGCGCGAAGTCCAGTATACGGAATCGGACGTCATCGAGGTGTTCAAAGACCGGGGCGACTACGCCGAGCCGCTGACCGCCAAGGAGATCGCCGACCGGCTGGGCTGTTCGCGGCGGACGGCGCTGAACAAGCTCCACGACCTCGAGGCCGAGACGGACATCACCAGCAAGAAGGTGGGTGGACGCTCGCGGGTGTGGTGGATTCCGGTCCGGACCGACTGA
- a CDS encoding carotenoid oxygenase family protein, producing MTVPHRCGFETQREEVTSERLPVEGDLPAWLTGRYVGNGPGQFEVGSRTLGHWFDPLAMVRGFAIDDGVTYTNRFVRSRDYEFARERGQVRTQFPGTAPDRPVWTRVRQALTGVFPDNPVIGVARIDGALAAITESPVALTLDPQTLETTGRIDLTAGLDADLTLGHPHYDPWRECLVNLGISYGRETTYTLFRRDGESVAPTATVDFDDAPYVHSFALTERYAVLPAMPFGLDPTALLVGAITGTTFVDVFERFDRPGEFVVVDRETGEVAARNRVDPLFVYHHANAFPDDDDLVVDLVGYRDQRAVTDLTLANLRSEHPTIPRGDLQRYRLPLDGGRATGETVREGHMEFPVVDYPARLGESYDRCYVAEADGPSALPTRLARVSVPDGEAVTWHEPGTFPGEPIFVRAPEDADAEGVVLSVVLDAETDGSFLLVLDATTMDELVRAPLPHRLPYGFHGQFYATDDPVRSMA from the coding sequence ATGACAGTTCCGCACCGCTGTGGTTTCGAGACACAGCGCGAGGAAGTCACGAGCGAACGGCTCCCCGTCGAGGGCGACCTGCCGGCGTGGCTGACCGGCCGCTACGTGGGCAACGGCCCGGGGCAGTTCGAGGTCGGCAGCCGGACGCTCGGGCACTGGTTCGACCCGCTGGCGATGGTACGCGGGTTCGCTATCGACGACGGCGTCACCTACACGAACCGGTTCGTCCGCAGCCGGGACTACGAGTTCGCCCGCGAGCGGGGGCAGGTCCGCACACAGTTCCCCGGGACTGCGCCGGACCGGCCGGTGTGGACACGGGTTCGACAGGCCCTGACCGGCGTGTTCCCCGACAACCCGGTCATCGGCGTCGCCCGCATCGACGGGGCGCTGGCCGCCATCACCGAGTCGCCGGTCGCGCTGACGCTCGACCCCCAGACCCTCGAGACGACGGGGCGAATCGATCTCACGGCCGGCCTCGATGCCGACCTCACGCTGGGGCATCCACACTACGACCCGTGGCGGGAGTGTCTGGTCAACCTGGGTATCTCCTACGGCCGGGAGACGACCTACACCCTCTTTCGCCGGGACGGCGAGTCGGTCGCTCCGACAGCGACGGTCGACTTCGACGACGCCCCCTACGTCCACTCCTTCGCACTGACCGAGCGATACGCCGTCCTGCCGGCCATGCCCTTCGGGCTCGACCCGACGGCCCTGCTGGTCGGGGCCATCACCGGCACGACGTTCGTCGACGTCTTCGAGCGGTTCGACCGGCCCGGCGAGTTCGTCGTCGTCGACCGCGAGACGGGCGAGGTCGCGGCCCGCAACCGGGTCGACCCACTGTTCGTATATCATCACGCCAACGCATTCCCCGACGACGACGACCTCGTGGTGGACCTCGTCGGCTACCGGGACCAGCGGGCCGTGACCGACCTCACGCTCGCGAACCTCCGGAGCGAGCATCCCACGATACCCCGGGGCGACCTCCAGCGCTACCGACTCCCGCTCGACGGCGGGCGGGCGACCGGCGAGACCGTCCGGGAGGGCCACATGGAGTTTCCCGTCGTCGACTATCCGGCGCGGCTCGGCGAGTCCTACGACCGGTGCTACGTCGCCGAGGCCGACGGCCCGTCGGCGCTCCCGACCCGGCTGGCCCGTGTCAGTGTCCCCGACGGCGAGGCGGTGACCTGGCACGAGCCCGGCACGTTCCCGGGCGAGCCAATCTTCGTCCGCGCACCCGAGGACGCCGACGCCGAGGGCGTCGTCCTCTCGGTCGTCTTGGACGCCGAGACCGACGGCTCCTTCTTGCTGGTACTGGACGCGACGACGATGGACGAACTGGTGCGGGCGCCCCTGCCCCACCGGCTCCCCTACGGGTTCCACGGGCAGTTCTACGCCACCGACGACCCCGTCCGCAGTATGGCCTGA
- a CDS encoding helix-turn-helix transcriptional regulator, giving the protein MPQDQAVYGDVQFLTGSPHRRAVLAALCDEPARPHELCADIDATRTTIQRILAGFRERQWVVKHDGDYRATVAGRRVSEQYEALHEEVTRARRFGPLAAHLGPVADDLPVGALESGRLTVSEDGSPLAVLSRFTEWLQAVEGDFHAISPVVARPFNEIGAELLSGETDIEFVIDSTVLEQSKAQYESDLELGADHDGITIYVHETPISIGVAFDDERCCVVAYDDGNNLKAMLEAGEGDLYDWTTEVFERHRERSVPLASVYEGENTVGGR; this is encoded by the coding sequence ATGCCACAGGACCAGGCGGTGTACGGGGACGTCCAGTTTCTCACCGGGTCGCCACACCGCCGAGCGGTCCTCGCTGCGCTCTGTGACGAGCCAGCCCGCCCCCACGAGCTGTGTGCGGATATCGACGCCACGCGGACGACGATTCAACGCATCCTCGCGGGCTTTCGCGAGCGCCAGTGGGTCGTCAAGCACGACGGGGATTACCGCGCGACAGTGGCCGGACGGCGCGTCTCCGAGCAGTACGAGGCGCTCCACGAGGAGGTCACGCGGGCCCGGCGTTTCGGTCCCCTGGCGGCGCATCTCGGGCCAGTCGCGGACGACCTGCCGGTGGGCGCACTGGAGTCGGGGCGACTCACGGTCAGTGAAGACGGGAGCCCGCTGGCCGTCCTCAGTCGATTCACCGAGTGGCTACAGGCGGTCGAGGGGGATTTCCACGCCATCTCGCCGGTGGTCGCCCGGCCGTTTAACGAGATCGGCGCCGAACTGCTCAGCGGCGAGACCGACATCGAGTTCGTCATCGACTCGACGGTGCTGGAACAGTCGAAAGCGCAGTACGAGTCCGACCTGGAGCTCGGCGCGGACCACGACGGAATAACCATCTACGTCCACGAGACTCCCATCTCCATCGGGGTGGCCTTCGACGACGAACGCTGCTGTGTGGTGGCCTACGACGACGGTAACAACCTCAAGGCGATGCTCGAGGCCGGCGAGGGTGACCTGTACGACTGGACCACCGAGGTGTTCGAGCGCCACCGCGAGCGCTCGGTCCCGCTGGCCTCAGTGTACGAGGGGGAGAACACAGTGGGGGGCCGCTGA
- a CDS encoding aryl-sulfate sulfotransferase, with protein sequence MRRFAHDWVSRRRLRLALLAVLALSMLVVLQGAATAPRSGTAADVPEAPPSDGITVATESARYGTIMAWHPNGSRLYYEDEHTKYFDVDPVAETAATVEYTATDTIHTEGPDCRAPPCARNLVERTNLTTGETTVIRSRYDDTETAAEWHDHVRVGESEILIADMNADEVLLVNTTTGLTEWRWDAQNAFPVTGGGPYPGDWTHLNDVELLDDGRIMVSLRNQDQVVFLERETGIQTNWTLGADDQHGILHEQHNPDYIPEARGGPAVVVADSENSRLVEYQRTNGSWEQSWTWADAGLQWPRDADRLPSGNTLVTDTHGDRVLEVAPNGSVVWSVPLAHPYDAERLGTGEGSSSGESARRANLTSRSVGADGGGGGQAGDSSAKSDRDAVVAVAKLLRQVVPSRWLNAVYYVAPVWVGVAEAVATVVGLATLLSWFLLELRWRLPPAGLRLPVYRTGPTDDGSDQPSESAGGERDHTD encoded by the coding sequence GTGCGCCGTTTCGCCCACGACTGGGTGAGCCGCCGCCGGCTCAGGCTGGCGCTGCTCGCCGTGCTCGCGCTCTCGATGCTCGTCGTCCTCCAGGGCGCGGCGACGGCCCCGCGGAGCGGGACCGCCGCGGACGTGCCCGAGGCGCCCCCGAGCGACGGTATCACCGTCGCGACCGAGTCCGCCCGCTACGGCACCATCATGGCCTGGCACCCCAACGGCAGCCGGCTCTACTACGAGGACGAGCACACGAAGTACTTCGACGTCGACCCCGTCGCGGAGACGGCGGCGACCGTCGAGTACACCGCTACCGACACGATTCATACCGAGGGCCCCGACTGCCGGGCCCCGCCGTGTGCCCGCAATCTGGTCGAGCGGACGAACCTGACCACCGGCGAGACGACGGTGATACGGTCCCGATACGACGACACAGAGACCGCCGCGGAGTGGCACGACCACGTCCGGGTCGGCGAGAGCGAGATTCTTATCGCGGATATGAACGCCGACGAGGTCCTGCTCGTGAACACGACGACGGGGTTGACCGAGTGGCGCTGGGACGCCCAGAACGCTTTCCCGGTCACCGGCGGCGGCCCCTACCCCGGCGACTGGACCCATCTCAACGACGTCGAGCTACTGGACGACGGCCGAATCATGGTCAGTCTTCGCAACCAGGACCAGGTCGTCTTCCTCGAGCGCGAGACCGGTATCCAGACGAACTGGACGCTCGGGGCCGACGACCAGCACGGTATCCTCCACGAGCAGCACAACCCGGACTACATTCCCGAGGCGCGGGGCGGCCCCGCCGTGGTCGTGGCCGACTCGGAGAACAGCCGCCTCGTCGAGTACCAGCGCACCAACGGCAGCTGGGAGCAGTCCTGGACCTGGGCCGACGCGGGGCTCCAGTGGCCCCGGGACGCCGACCGGCTGCCCAGCGGCAACACGCTCGTCACCGACACCCACGGAGACCGCGTACTGGAAGTCGCGCCCAACGGCAGCGTCGTCTGGTCGGTCCCCCTCGCACATCCCTACGACGCTGAGCGGCTGGGGACCGGCGAGGGGAGTTCGAGCGGGGAGAGCGCCCGGCGGGCGAACCTCACCTCGCGGTCGGTCGGGGCGGACGGCGGTGGGGGCGGCCAGGCGGGCGATTCGAGCGCCAAGAGCGACCGCGACGCCGTCGTCGCCGTCGCGAAGCTCCTCCGGCAGGTCGTCCCGTCGCGGTGGCTCAACGCCGTCTACTACGTCGCACCGGTGTGGGTGGGCGTGGCCGAAGCCGTCGCGACGGTGGTGGGTCTGGCGACCCTCCTCTCGTGGTTCCTGCTCGAACTCCGGTGGCGCTTGCCTCCGGCCGGCTTGCGGCTGCCGGTGTACCGGACCGGCCCCACCGACGACGGGTCGGACCAGCCGTCGGAATCAGCCGGTGGCGAGCGCGACCACACCGACTGA
- a CDS encoding AI-2E family transporter — MNALSRSRLGWWVYVATLAALVALIGHRFIDLLTLGLFGYYATRPISDRVDSVVESDRLAATVTVLTVLLPVFLVAIYAGFQILRQVRRRFDDGIVTLLTDRFGNFEAIPGSLFSSPQRLLANPPSLAQLTQFLSGPRLERALGLLGTAFDTLLLLALATTLAYALLRYDDVLAEIFAALVGGRETTAYTYALAVDDDLESVFYGNLLFVLAMSVVATAAYAATNALAPPGLQVPLVLPLGFLTGLASLIPVVVGKVIYLPVVAYLGLSAMGGGGRGLPFVAGVLVGYFVLLDILPQTFLQPYVTGHHLNTLILLFAYILGPIFFGWYGFFLMPIVFVLVVEVVRIVLPELLHGESIDPTADVAEQLGAPAGDLHEDTTDGETESANEDGSAPQD; from the coding sequence GTGAACGCGCTGTCTCGGAGTCGACTCGGCTGGTGGGTCTACGTCGCCACCCTCGCGGCTCTCGTCGCCCTCATCGGGCACCGGTTCATCGACCTGCTCACGCTCGGACTCTTTGGCTACTACGCGACCAGACCGATTTCCGACCGCGTCGATAGCGTCGTCGAGTCGGACCGGCTCGCGGCCACCGTGACCGTCCTGACGGTCCTGTTGCCGGTGTTCCTCGTCGCCATCTACGCTGGCTTCCAGATACTCCGGCAGGTCAGGCGCCGGTTCGACGACGGTATCGTCACGCTGCTCACCGACCGCTTTGGTAACTTCGAAGCGATTCCAGGGTCACTGTTTTCCAGTCCCCAGCGACTCCTGGCGAATCCGCCTTCGCTTGCACAACTGACGCAGTTCCTCTCCGGTCCACGTCTCGAACGGGCGCTCGGGTTGCTCGGCACCGCCTTCGATACGCTGTTGCTGCTGGCGCTCGCGACGACGCTCGCCTACGCGCTCCTCCGGTACGACGACGTGCTCGCGGAGATTTTCGCGGCCCTCGTCGGCGGCCGGGAGACGACCGCCTACACCTACGCGCTGGCCGTCGACGACGACCTCGAATCCGTCTTCTACGGGAACCTCCTGTTCGTCCTCGCGATGTCCGTCGTCGCGACGGCGGCCTACGCGGCGACGAACGCCCTGGCCCCGCCGGGGCTCCAGGTCCCGCTGGTCCTCCCGCTGGGCTTTCTGACCGGGCTCGCCAGCCTGATACCCGTCGTCGTCGGCAAGGTCATCTACCTCCCGGTGGTCGCCTATCTCGGCCTCTCCGCGATGGGCGGTGGCGGGCGGGGACTCCCGTTCGTCGCCGGAGTGCTGGTCGGATACTTCGTCCTGCTGGACATCCTCCCGCAGACGTTCCTCCAGCCCTACGTCACCGGCCATCATCTCAACACCCTCATCCTCCTGTTCGCGTACATTCTGGGCCCGATATTCTTCGGCTGGTACGGCTTCTTCCTCATGCCCATCGTCTTCGTCCTGGTCGTCGAGGTGGTCCGCATCGTCCTCCCGGAACTGCTCCACGGTGAGTCGATAGATCCCACAGCGGACGTCGCCGAACAGCTGGGCGCGCCGGCCGGGGACCTCCACGAGGATACCACCGACGGGGAGACAGAGTCGGCGAACGAGGACGGGAGCGCCCCGCAGGACTGA
- a CDS encoding secondary thiamine-phosphate synthase enzyme YjbQ, which yields MPFQVDTTDRLDIVDITGEVEDRVPADVVQGVCTVFVQHTTAGVVVNEAEQRLLGDIESYLRELVSEDDGYAHDALDGNADSHLRALLLDESVSVPVRDGSLALGTWQSILLVDCDGPRTRSVTVTFTS from the coding sequence ATGCCATTCCAGGTCGACACCACCGACCGTCTGGACATCGTCGATATCACCGGCGAAGTCGAAGACCGGGTCCCGGCCGACGTCGTTCAGGGCGTCTGTACCGTCTTCGTCCAGCACACCACAGCCGGTGTCGTCGTCAACGAAGCCGAACAGCGCCTGCTCGGCGATATCGAGAGCTATCTGCGCGAACTGGTGTCCGAGGACGACGGCTACGCACACGACGCCCTCGACGGGAACGCGGATTCGCACCTCCGCGCGCTCCTGCTCGACGAGAGCGTCTCGGTGCCGGTCAGGGATGGGTCGCTCGCGCTCGGGACGTGGCAATCGATACTGCTCGTCGACTGTGACGGCCCGCGGACGCGGTCGGTGACGGTGACCTTTACGTCCTAA